Proteins encoded by one window of Lates calcarifer isolate ASB-BC8 linkage group LG5, TLL_Latcal_v3, whole genome shotgun sequence:
- the gtpbp1l gene encoding GTP binding protein 1, like isoform X2, with protein sequence MASVTATEPAICPAAIPAAESIVPACMFAPDRGCADDPSGGEGFEDGDGTNGESADHLDLSSKLVLVSPTGEQYDSLLRHLRERIDEGCGETIYVVGLGSDGGDYGLDEKDMEASVATVQSLCEQIEADLILLRERTDTGGKIRDYLIRRRVGEQDFLEVRVAVVGNVDAGKSTLLGVLTHGELDNGRGFARQKLFRHKHEMESGRTSSVGNDILGFDQEGQVVNKPDSHGGGLDWTKICEKSSKVITFIDLAGHEKYLKTTVFGMTGHLPDFCMLMVGSNAGIVGMTKEHLGLALALNVPVFVVVTKIDMCPANILQETLKLLQRLLKSPGCRKIPVLVQNKDDVIVTASNFSSERMCPIFQISNVTGENMDLLKMFLNLLSSRTTFSNDEPAEFQIDDTYSVPGVGTVVSGTTLRGLIRLNDTLLLGPDPLGTFIPIAVKSIHRKRMPVREVRGGQTASFALKKIKRSSIRKGMVMVSPKLMPQATWEFEAEILVLHHPTTISPRYQAMVHCGSIRQTATILTMNKDCLRTGDKASVHFRFIKTPEYLHCDQKLVFREGRTKAVGTITKLLQSVNTQAAKAQQSKTQANKKTSKEGTAANEEAGSTARPPSPNTAQLPLKSGGGGRRRGGQRHRGKGLNAATISTVVPAGAAGTA encoded by the exons ATGGCGTCGGTAACGGCGACAGAACCAGCGATATGCCCGGCTGCAATACCAGCAGCAGAGTCCATAGTGCCCGCTTGTATGTTTGCACCTGACCGGGGATGTGCTGACGATCCATCGGGCGGAGAGGGCTTTGAAGACGGCGATGGTACAAACGGCGAGTCCGCGGATCATTTAGACTTAAGCAGTAAG CTGGTCCTAGTGAGTCCAACGGGGGAACAGTATGATTCATTACTACGACATCTGAGGGAGCGGATAGATGAGGGCTGTGGAGAGACAATCTATGTGGTTGGACTCGGCTCAG ATGGAGGTGACTATGGTCTGGATGAAAAGGACATGGAGGCATCTGTAGCCACAGTGCAGTCACTGTGTGAACAGATTGAGGCTGATCTAATCCTGCTAAGGGAGAGGACAGACACTGGCGGAAAGATTCGTGACTACCTGATCCGTCGGCGTGTGGGCGAGCAGGATTTCCTGGAAGTTag AGTGGCAGTTGTAGGAAATGTGGATGCTGGGAAGAGCACTCTGTTGGGAGTTCTGACCCATGGTGAGCTGGACAATGGCAGAGGCTTTGCTCGCCAGAAGCTcttcagacacaaacatgaaatgGAAAGTGGCAGGACTAGCAGTGTGGGCAATGATATCCTGGGCTTTGATCAGGAGGGACAG GTGGTGAACAAGCCAGACAGTCACGGAGGCGGCCTAGACTGGACCAAGATCTGTGAGAAATCCTCAAAGGTCATCACCTTCATTGACCTGGCTGGCCATGAGAAGTACCTCAAGACCACTGTCTTCGGCATGACTGGACACCTGCCTGATTTCTGCATGCTCATG gTTGGCAGTAACGCTGGTATCGTTGGCATGACCAAAGAGCATCTGGGTCTGGCACTGGCCCTAAATGTACCAGTGTTTGTAGTGGTTACCAAGATTGACATGTGTCCAGCCAACATTCTGCAAG agacacTAAAATTATTACAGAGGTTATTAAAGTCACCGGGCTGCAGGAAAATCCCAGTGTTGGTCCAGAACAAGGATGACGTCATCGTCACAGCCTCCAACTTTAGCTCAGAGAG GATGTGTCCAATTTTCCAGATATCAAATGTGACGGGGGAGAACATGGACTTGTTGAAGATGTTCTTGAACCTTCTGTCTTCTAGGACCACTTTTAGCAACGATGAGCCTGCAGAGTTCCAAATAGATGACACATACTCAGTACCg GGTGTGGGCACAGTAGTTTCAGGGACTACGTTACGTGGATTGATACGGCTGAATGACACATTGCTCTTAGGCCCAGACCCGCTTGGCACCTTCATCCCTATCGCTGTTAAATCCATCCACCGTAAAAGGATGCCTGTGAGAGAGGTTCGCGGTGGACAGACTGCATCCTTTGCCCTCAAAAAG ATCAAACGGTCGTCTATAAGAAAAGGAATGGTAATGGTCTCCCCAAAGTTGATGCCACAGGCCACTTGGGAGTTTGAGGCCGAGATTTTGGTGCTTCACCACCCAACTACGATATCCCCGAGATACCAGGCCATGG TGCACTGCGGCAGCATCAGGCAGACAGCCACCATCCTGACAATGAACAAAGACTGTCTAAGAACAGGGGACAAAGCCTCAGTTCATTTCCGCTTCATTAAGACCCCAGAGTACCTGCACTGTGACCAGAAGCTGGTGTTTAGGGAAGGACGCACCAAAGCTGTGGGCACCATCACCAAG CTCCTCCAATCAGTGAACACCCAGGCAGCCAAGGCCCAACAGTCCAAGACACAGGCAAATAAAAAGACCTCTAAAGAGGGTACAGCAGCCAATGAGGAAGCTGGATCAACAGCACGACCACCTAGTCCTAACACAGCACAGCTACCA CTCAAGTCTGGAGGTGGAGGACGCAGGAGAGGCGGTCAGAGACATCGAGGGAAAGGCCTGAATGCTGCAACAATCTCTACAGTGGTacctgcaggagcagcaggcaCAGCCTAA
- the gtpbp1l gene encoding GTP binding protein 1, like isoform X1 → MASVTATEPAICPAAIPAAESIVPACMFAPDRGCADDPSGGEGFEDGDGTNGESADHLDLSSKLVLVSPTGEQYDSLLRHLRERIDEGCGETIYVVGLGSDGGDYGLDEKDMEASVATVQSLCEQIEADLILLRERTDTGGKIRDYLIRRRVGEQDFLEVRVAVVGNVDAGKSTLLGVLTHGELDNGRGFARQKLFRHKHEMESGRTSSVGNDILGFDQEGQVVNKPDSHGGGLDWTKICEKSSKVITFIDLAGHEKYLKTTVFGMTGHLPDFCMLMVGSNAGIVGMTKEHLGLALALNVPVFVVVTKIDMCPANILQETLKLLQRLLKSPGCRKIPVLVQNKDDVIVTASNFSSERMCPIFQISNVTGENMDLLKMFLNLLSSRTTFSNDEPAEFQIDDTYSVPGVGTVVSGTTLRGLIRLNDTLLLGPDPLGTFIPIAVKSIHRKRMPVREVRGGQTASFALKKIKRSSIRKGMVMVSPKLMPQATWEFEAEILVLHHPTTISPRYQAMVHCGSIRQTATILTMNKDCLRTGDKASVHFRFIKTPEYLHCDQKLVFREGRTKAVGTITKLLQSVNTQAAKAQQSKTQANKKTSKEGTAANEEAGSTARPPSPNTAQLPTVAEEEAQCKDGNKENKLKSGGGGRRRGGQRHRGKGLNAATISTVVPAGAAGTA, encoded by the exons ATGGCGTCGGTAACGGCGACAGAACCAGCGATATGCCCGGCTGCAATACCAGCAGCAGAGTCCATAGTGCCCGCTTGTATGTTTGCACCTGACCGGGGATGTGCTGACGATCCATCGGGCGGAGAGGGCTTTGAAGACGGCGATGGTACAAACGGCGAGTCCGCGGATCATTTAGACTTAAGCAGTAAG CTGGTCCTAGTGAGTCCAACGGGGGAACAGTATGATTCATTACTACGACATCTGAGGGAGCGGATAGATGAGGGCTGTGGAGAGACAATCTATGTGGTTGGACTCGGCTCAG ATGGAGGTGACTATGGTCTGGATGAAAAGGACATGGAGGCATCTGTAGCCACAGTGCAGTCACTGTGTGAACAGATTGAGGCTGATCTAATCCTGCTAAGGGAGAGGACAGACACTGGCGGAAAGATTCGTGACTACCTGATCCGTCGGCGTGTGGGCGAGCAGGATTTCCTGGAAGTTag AGTGGCAGTTGTAGGAAATGTGGATGCTGGGAAGAGCACTCTGTTGGGAGTTCTGACCCATGGTGAGCTGGACAATGGCAGAGGCTTTGCTCGCCAGAAGCTcttcagacacaaacatgaaatgGAAAGTGGCAGGACTAGCAGTGTGGGCAATGATATCCTGGGCTTTGATCAGGAGGGACAG GTGGTGAACAAGCCAGACAGTCACGGAGGCGGCCTAGACTGGACCAAGATCTGTGAGAAATCCTCAAAGGTCATCACCTTCATTGACCTGGCTGGCCATGAGAAGTACCTCAAGACCACTGTCTTCGGCATGACTGGACACCTGCCTGATTTCTGCATGCTCATG gTTGGCAGTAACGCTGGTATCGTTGGCATGACCAAAGAGCATCTGGGTCTGGCACTGGCCCTAAATGTACCAGTGTTTGTAGTGGTTACCAAGATTGACATGTGTCCAGCCAACATTCTGCAAG agacacTAAAATTATTACAGAGGTTATTAAAGTCACCGGGCTGCAGGAAAATCCCAGTGTTGGTCCAGAACAAGGATGACGTCATCGTCACAGCCTCCAACTTTAGCTCAGAGAG GATGTGTCCAATTTTCCAGATATCAAATGTGACGGGGGAGAACATGGACTTGTTGAAGATGTTCTTGAACCTTCTGTCTTCTAGGACCACTTTTAGCAACGATGAGCCTGCAGAGTTCCAAATAGATGACACATACTCAGTACCg GGTGTGGGCACAGTAGTTTCAGGGACTACGTTACGTGGATTGATACGGCTGAATGACACATTGCTCTTAGGCCCAGACCCGCTTGGCACCTTCATCCCTATCGCTGTTAAATCCATCCACCGTAAAAGGATGCCTGTGAGAGAGGTTCGCGGTGGACAGACTGCATCCTTTGCCCTCAAAAAG ATCAAACGGTCGTCTATAAGAAAAGGAATGGTAATGGTCTCCCCAAAGTTGATGCCACAGGCCACTTGGGAGTTTGAGGCCGAGATTTTGGTGCTTCACCACCCAACTACGATATCCCCGAGATACCAGGCCATGG TGCACTGCGGCAGCATCAGGCAGACAGCCACCATCCTGACAATGAACAAAGACTGTCTAAGAACAGGGGACAAAGCCTCAGTTCATTTCCGCTTCATTAAGACCCCAGAGTACCTGCACTGTGACCAGAAGCTGGTGTTTAGGGAAGGACGCACCAAAGCTGTGGGCACCATCACCAAG CTCCTCCAATCAGTGAACACCCAGGCAGCCAAGGCCCAACAGTCCAAGACACAGGCAAATAAAAAGACCTCTAAAGAGGGTACAGCAGCCAATGAGGAAGCTGGATCAACAGCACGACCACCTAGTCCTAACACAGCACAGCTACCA AcagtggcagaggaggaggctcAGTGTAAAGAtggcaacaaagaaaacaag CTCAAGTCTGGAGGTGGAGGACGCAGGAGAGGCGGTCAGAGACATCGAGGGAAAGGCCTGAATGCTGCAACAATCTCTACAGTGGTacctgcaggagcagcaggcaCAGCCTAA
- the lgals2b gene encoding lectin, galactoside-binding, soluble, 2b, translating to MKVIDMAFKEGQEFKVRVKPKDDCNSFALNIGHDPENIAMHFNPRFNCGGDANVIVCNSVSGGCWGDEQREGNFPFARGEECKFHINFNNEQFYIKLPDGSMMNFPNRLGDVKYKFFDVSGDARIIGIKIK from the exons ATG AAAGTCATAGACATGGCATTCAAGGAGGGGCAGGAGTTCAAGGTCCGCGTCAAGCCTAAGGATGACTGCAATTC CTTCGCCCTCAACATCGGTCATGACCCTGAAAACATTGCAATGCACTTCAACCCCCGTTTTAACTGTGGTGGGGACGCCAACGTCATTGTCTGCAACTCGGTGTCTGGTGGTTGCTGGGGTGACGAGCAACGTGAGGGAAACTTCCCCTTTGCACGTGGGGAGGAATGCAAG TTTCACATCAACTTCAACAATGAGCAGTTTTACATCAAGCTTCCTGATGGCTCCATGATGAACTTCCCCAACCGTCTGGGAGATGTCAAGTACAAGTTCTTCGATGTCAGCGGTGACGCGAGGATTATCGGCATCAAGATCAAGTAG
- the uts2r4 gene encoding urotensin-2 receptor codes for MNCTPNATITPQLGLALSPKAGDGGTQESGGSTGGSGGLWVTSLLGATLMIMCVIGVAGNTYTLIITRSAALRRTGSMYVYIINLALADLLYLSTIPFVVCTYFAHDWLFGEAGCRILLSLDLLTMHASVFILVAMSLERYRAVAKPFRAHRSSSRKRRLSAGIIWGLAFVLTLPMMIMIRLREGKPTAAGLVKRICFPTWTPEAYKTYITVLFFTSVLVPGLVIVGLYVGLARRYWAAQASLGGSSRSARRRGLKQKVISMIFSIVVAYWACFLPFWGWQLAKLFSLESLKALSPAAHNYVNFFVTCLTYGNSCINPFLYTLLTRNYKDYLAQKGQSVGSSRADPGSAVTTPLQDL; via the coding sequence ATGAACTGTACTCCTAATGCCACCATCACTCCTCAGCTGGGACTTGCCCTGAGCCCAAAGGCTGGAGATGGAGGGACCCAGGAAAGTGGTGGCAGTACAGGAGGCAGTGGAGGACTGTGGGTGACGTCCCTGCTCGGCGCCACACTGATGATCATGTGTGTCATTGGTGTGGCAggcaacacatacacactcatcaTTACACGCTCAGCTGCCCTGCGCCGAACAGGCTCCATGTACGTTTACATCATCAATTTGGCTCTGGCTGATCTCCTCTACCTCTCCACCATCCCCTTTGTGGTCTGCACCTACTTTGCCCATGACTGGCTTTTTGGTGAGGCTGGCTGTCGCATCCTGCTGAGTCTTGATCTCCTCACCATGCATGCCAGCGTCTTCATTTTGGTTGCAATGAGCCTGGAACGATATCGTGCTGTGGCAAAGCCCTTCAGGGCTCACAGGTCCTCATCCCGCAAAAGACGGCTATCGGCTGGGATTATCTGGGGGTTAGCCTTCGTGCTGACGCTTCCCATGATGATAATGATCCGACTCAGGGAGGGCAAACCCACTGCAGCAGGTTTGGTGAAGAGGATCTGCTTCCCTACCTGGACCCCTGAGGCCTACAAAACTTATATCACTGTCCTGTTTTTTACAAGTGTTTTAGTGCCTGGATTGGTGATCGTTGGGCTGTATGTTGGGTTAGCCAGACGTTACTGGGCAGCACAGGCTAGCTTGGGAGGTAGCAGCCGCTCTGCCCGCAGGAGAGGACTCAAACAAAAAGTCATATCCATGATCTTCAGCATTGTGGTGGCTTACTGGGCCTGTTTCCTACCTTTTTGGGGATGGCAGTTAGCCAAACTGTTCTCTCTTGAGTCTCTCAAAGCCCTGTCTCCAGCTGCTCATAATTATGTGAATTTCTTTGTCACGTGTCTGACCTATGGGAACAGCTGTATCAATCCATTTCTTTACACTCTTCTGACCCGGAACTACAAAGATTACTTGGCCCAGAAAGGTCAGTCTGTGGGGTCAAGCAGGGCTGACCCCGGGTCAGCCGTGACCACGCCACTGCAGGACCTTTag
- the zgc:92360 gene encoding arf-GAP with dual PH domain-containing protein 1 isoform X1 has translation MSANERATRALREILQNPGNDTCADCGAPDPGWGSCTLGVFICLACSGIHRNFPDISKVKSLSLSRWEDHEMQFMAENGNELMKSKYEAAVPVYYYKPTHKDCQVLREQWIRAKYERKEFSEPGKNFTYEEGTRDGMLMKRGRDNGQFLSRRFVLSEREGTLKYFTKYDAKEPKAVIKVDTINATFQPEKIGNPNGLQITYLKDYSTRNIFVYHENGKEIVDWFNSIRAVQLHYLKVAFPGATDAELVPKLTRNFLKEGYMEKTGPRQTEGFKKRWFTLDHRRLMYFKDPLDAFAKGEVFLGNKDHGYNVSPGLPAGTHCNGAWQHGITIVTPDRCFLFTCEMESDQQEWIKHFTDVMNAPMSPQEYTMEAMFKHRP, from the exons ATGTCGGCAAATGAGAGAGCAACCCGAGCTCTGAGGGAGATCCTGCAAAATCCTGGAAATGACACCTGTGCAGACTGCGGCGCACCGG ATCCTGGCTGGGGCTCCTGCACCCTGGGGGTGTTCATCTGCCTGGCCTGCTCAGGGATCCACCGCAACTTCCCCGACATCAGCAAGGTCAAGTCCCTGAGCCTTTCCCGCTGGGAGGATCACGAGATGCAG tTCATGGCAGAGAATGGTAATGAGCTGATGAAGAGTAAATATGAGGCTGCTGTTCCAGTCTACTACTACAAACCAACCCACAAAGACTGTCA ggtgTTGAGGGAGCAGTGGATACGAGCAAAGTACGAGAGGAAAGAGTTCTCTGAGCCGGGGAAGAATTTTACATATGAGGaag GAACTAGAGATGGCATGCTGATGAAGAGAGGGCGGGACAACGGGCAGTTCCTGAGCAGGCGATTCGTCCtctcagagagggaggggaccCTGAAGTATTTCACTAAATATGAC GCTAAGGAGCCCAAAGCAGTGATCAAGGTGGACACAATCAATGCCACCTTCCAGCCGGAGAAGATAGGAAACCCCAACGGCCTGCAGATCACCTACCTCAAAGACTACAGCACCCGCAACATCTTCGTCTATCATGAAAACGGCAAG GAGATCGTAGACTGGTTTAATTCAATTCGTGCAGTTCAGCTTCACTATCTGAAGGTGGCCTTTCCTGGGGCGACAGATGCtgag CTGGTTCCCAAACTCACCCGCAACTTTCTAAAGGAAGGATACATGGAAAAGACAGGTCCCAGG CAAACAGAAGGCTTCAAGAAACGTTGGTTTACTCTGGACCACAGGCGACTCATGTACTTCAAAGATCCACTG GATGCCTTTGCCAAAGGTGAAGTCTTCTTGGGGAACAAGGACCACGGTTACAATGTCTCCCCCGGCTTGCCCGCTGGCACCCACTGCAATGGCGCCTGGCAACACGGTATCACCATAGTAACACCTGACCGCTGTTTCCTGTTCACTTGCGAGATGGAGAGTGATCAGCAGGAGTGGATCAAACACTTCACTGATGTCATGAATGCTCCGATGTCCCCTCAGGAGTACACAA TGGAGGCCATGTTCAAGCACAGGCCCTGA
- the zgc:92360 gene encoding arf-GAP with dual PH domain-containing protein 1 isoform X2, translated as MGFMESDSAKIFFSNILALKVLREQWIRAKYERKEFSEPGKNFTYEEGTRDGMLMKRGRDNGQFLSRRFVLSEREGTLKYFTKYDAKEPKAVIKVDTINATFQPEKIGNPNGLQITYLKDYSTRNIFVYHENGKEIVDWFNSIRAVQLHYLKVAFPGATDAELVPKLTRNFLKEGYMEKTGPRQTEGFKKRWFTLDHRRLMYFKDPLDAFAKGEVFLGNKDHGYNVSPGLPAGTHCNGAWQHGITIVTPDRCFLFTCEMESDQQEWIKHFTDVMNAPMSPQEYTMEAMFKHRP; from the exons ATGGGATTCATGGAATCTGACTCtgccaagatttttttttccaacattcTGGCTCTGAA ggtgTTGAGGGAGCAGTGGATACGAGCAAAGTACGAGAGGAAAGAGTTCTCTGAGCCGGGGAAGAATTTTACATATGAGGaag GAACTAGAGATGGCATGCTGATGAAGAGAGGGCGGGACAACGGGCAGTTCCTGAGCAGGCGATTCGTCCtctcagagagggaggggaccCTGAAGTATTTCACTAAATATGAC GCTAAGGAGCCCAAAGCAGTGATCAAGGTGGACACAATCAATGCCACCTTCCAGCCGGAGAAGATAGGAAACCCCAACGGCCTGCAGATCACCTACCTCAAAGACTACAGCACCCGCAACATCTTCGTCTATCATGAAAACGGCAAG GAGATCGTAGACTGGTTTAATTCAATTCGTGCAGTTCAGCTTCACTATCTGAAGGTGGCCTTTCCTGGGGCGACAGATGCtgag CTGGTTCCCAAACTCACCCGCAACTTTCTAAAGGAAGGATACATGGAAAAGACAGGTCCCAGG CAAACAGAAGGCTTCAAGAAACGTTGGTTTACTCTGGACCACAGGCGACTCATGTACTTCAAAGATCCACTG GATGCCTTTGCCAAAGGTGAAGTCTTCTTGGGGAACAAGGACCACGGTTACAATGTCTCCCCCGGCTTGCCCGCTGGCACCCACTGCAATGGCGCCTGGCAACACGGTATCACCATAGTAACACCTGACCGCTGTTTCCTGTTCACTTGCGAGATGGAGAGTGATCAGCAGGAGTGGATCAAACACTTCACTGATGTCATGAATGCTCCGATGTCCCCTCAGGAGTACACAA TGGAGGCCATGTTCAAGCACAGGCCCTGA